TGCAGAAGCCACGCTTAGAAAAACTTTATGGAGTTTACGAGAACAGATCAGCTGAATTTTGTACGTTTGCAATAAAACCGTTAAAGGCCGTGGCGCTGTTACCAAAAGGTTTGAACAGCTCAGACATCAGGACACGATTCTCACGTCAACAGTTCAAAGCTCTCCTTTGTAATCTGAacagtttgttttcattaatatttcACATAAAATTACACAAAGTGAATTTTTAGAGGAACATATTTGAAAATAAAGAATTTGTTTTGAGTAATAAAGAAGTAAAACTTAAAACAGGAATGCAGTTTTCTACAGTTTCTTTAGTTCGAGCTGCTGTTTAAAAGTGTAACAGTGAACGCAGTTTGACTTTAAATAAGACACTTTGTTCTGTTTCGATAgtgaaaatttgttttattaaagctTTAAATGAAAAACTTCTGGATGAAGAttcagaaaataaattaaaaaactaCCCAAAAAGTTCTGACTTTGGCACAAAGTTGAAAGATTTTTCACCCTGAACACATCAaagatcaaaataaataaaaatcaaaatgatTCAGATCTCAGCCCGACACCCTGACCTGGActcacaattttaaaaagacttttattgtgaaaatcctggtagaaagaaaatcaaccacggaaaaaataaattaaagctaAAGCTCCTCCGGCATAACTCTGAGAGTAAAGGTGGAGGCAGGGGAAGGAGGGCACCCGCCCCCCTCCGTCACGTTTACCTGCAGTTTAACCTTCACACTTCCTGCTGACCCGAGAACATCAAAGCACATTTCACTTTTACCCAGAAACACTCAGACATGAAGAGGAGGACGGGTGGTAAgtcttcacttcctgttttgttttagttgATCAGACGTCATAAATGGAACGCTCGTCCTGATCTGTGATCAATAACTGACAGCAACAACCACAGACTgggtataaaagatggacgttgCCATGGCAACTAGATTCAGTCAACCCTGAAAACCTCAGGCTCGTTTACACTTCTGTACAAACAGAGGagccgccccctgctggtcattggAAGGACTGCAGGAACCATGTCCATCGTTTATCTACAGTCTGTGTCAGACTCCCTAAGTCCGACTTTGAGCGAACGAAAGGAAGAAGCTGGCCAATCAGAGCTCAGGTCAAGACATCATCATGAGTCACATGACGCCTTTCTCCTGCTTCAAACGTCTGAACCGGGAAAAATTCTAGTGCGTGATTGGACGCTTGTTGTCAGGGGGTGGGGCTCCATGCCCCCAGGTTAGCAGGTGTGTTGGGCTTACCGTCCTCTGTCCCTCTCAGAGCTCCGTGTTGGGCGCTCGGCCCACCGCCCTCCCCTCGCACTCTCTGTGGAAGTCGCAGCCgtccagcaggtggcggtaCGTTGCCCGGACGTCACGGTACAGCGGCGCGTCCTCCGTCTCCAGCCCGGGGAATCGAACTGGCGACTCATTGACGAGCAGCTGCAGCCGCGGGCCTCGCTGGCAGTCGTACAGCACGAACAGCAGGTTGGCGGCGTATGGCACGATGCGACTGGTCCGGAAACGGCGACCTGCGAGACGCCATAGGGAGACTTCCTGTTAGAGCGAGACTCATGAAACAGCAGATTGTGGCTGTGACAATGATGTCACGATGATGTCACACCACAACTGAAACAAGTCTGGGACGGTTAGAAGATTTCTCCAGAATGTTCTGTAGTGTGAACATCatcttgttttaaatttaaggaATTTACAAGCGAATGCTTGGGAACGTTGTTTGGGAACATTTGGGAACGCTTAGGACTTCTAATGTGACATGAATACATTCATATTTCTGAAGAATTATGTCAGGATTCTCATTTACTCAGATTTTCATCACCGTGCTAACATTTGTCTGGAAACACCTTCCCGTCACTGCACAATATTTACCGAGTGCCGAGAAACGCCGCTGAGTGCTCAGAGGAAATACGAGTGCAGTTCCTGCACTTTGTGTTTGGATGATTTGGAGGACTGAGGATGACAACGACGACGTTTGTGTGTTGtgtcaataaaaacaagaaaaacttgTTCTGCTCTCTGATTGGATGCTATGTTAGAGGTGGCACTTCTTACCATGCTGTGAGTCGTAGTTGGTGGCAGTGGGTGGAGTCTGGTCCTTGTAGAGTCCcagcagagagaggagggggaggagcgTCTCAGCGTGACCCACCAGGATGGAGGCGGGCTCTGGGGACGCCTCAGTGGACCTGACGGAGACACGATCGGTTCAATCAGTGATCGATCAAACCAAACGATTGATGACGGCGATTGGAGCTCAGAAACTAGCACAGCCGCTCGGCTGCCATGTTGAAGCGGCTATGGGTGGTTTTTACGAAGCATCACATAAATGCGCTTTGCTAGTTGAAAACCACCTTCAGACCTGAAAACCATGCCAACCATCTCTTTGTAAACAAACAACGGTCGCAGGGGCCCCACCCACCTGCGAGGACGACCGGCTCTGTCCAGCGTCCTGAAGACGTGATGGAAGAGCGGGCAGCTGGACAGGCCGTTGATCTCGTGGCCGTGCGAGCGCTTCCAGTACTGCTTCAGGTCCGACTTGTACTCCAACACCTGCAGACGATGAGTGGGGAGAGGAAACCCACGGACCCATCAGAGCGCCGTAAACACTTACACAGACATGTTGCCATGAGCCATTTGATCGCTTTACCATCGACAACATGACCTGAGAGCCATCTGCAGCGTCACTAATCAATGCATGCAGATCAGTGCAGATCAGGTCCTCTCAGCTGTTTTACTGATCCCGGATCAGCCCCGGAATAACGCGGAACGTTACCTTTGCGTCGCTCTCGTCAAACAGGAAGCACCACGGCGAGTGCACGTTTTTGATGGAGAGCTCGTACGAGCACAAGAAGAACGCCGCCTCCAACAGATCTACAGGAGACACAGAGGGACAATCTTCATCACACAGAGAACACCGCCCCCTGTGGGACAGGAAGTCCACAGAGcggaaattttaaaaagcttaACTGCATCATGGGagatgtagtgtgtgtgtgtgtgtaagagaccTGGTGTGAGTCGGTGGTGAGGAAGGCCCAGCCTGTCggccatcctcctcctcactccCTCCATCTCCTCGCCGTGTTTGAACTTCTCCACCTCCAACAGCGCCGTGCGGTTGTTCTCCACACCCTCCACATAACCACGGCAACGGTCGAAGAAACGCATCAACTCGTCGTCCACCTCGTGGCTGTACTCCGGCTCGGCATCTGCCCAAAcacaaaggtcagaggtcaggctCAAGGACTCACGTTATCGAGAATCCTCTGGGGTGGCAAGACTCACCGTGGCGTCCCCAGCGGTACTGCAGCCCCTCCTGAAATGCCTCCACACTGCTCACGCAGCGATGCTTCGAGCTGGTCAGGAAGCgcaccctcctcttcctcacattCTCCTCGGACAGCAGAGATGGAAACACAGACGCCAGGCGGTTCGCCAGCTGACGCAGGTCATCCCGGCCCTTCATCACCAGCTGACCTGagaagcatcatcatcatcaccgtCGGTCCTACGCTCTGAGGTCACGTGGTCCCCCTCACGCATTATATTATTAACATTACATTCATGTTCatatatttatgtatacatGTTCTGTACTGATGGTCGCGGGCTCACCGTCCATGTCCTCGGTGTACCACGCCTCCCAGCGGTTCCGGATCTCCTGCAGCCAGCTCTCGGATCCACCGGAGGCCTTGGAAGCTTCGGTCCGGACCAGCTCGCTCAGTTTCCGGATCCTGCGGATGTTCTTGAGGGTCGGGTAGCGGCTGCCGTGCCGGATGACGGCGGTGAGGTGGAACGGGGAGCAGTGCTCGGCCGGGGGCGGTCTCAGGACCGAAGGGTCCGCGGACAGAGGGTCCCGCAGCAGGTGCGGGTTCACCTCCTCGTACCGGGTCTTGGTGCCGAAGTACCCGGCGATGTGCGGGATGTCCGGGACCGACAGGGAGGCGAAGGACAGGCGGGGCACGAGCAGACCCAGAGTGGCCAGCAGCACACCTCCAGCGGGGTGAAACACGGAGAACATGTCGGCGGGGACCGGAGAACTGAGCCGGGGAGACAGCCGGGGTCCACCTGCTTCCGCCTTTCTTGCTTTGTTGATGTTCCGGGTTTGTGTGACCTTTAACCTCCTGTTCTTCCGGTGTGCGGGCCGACCAAAAAGCATCCGCGAGGtttaaaattcaacatttttcgTTAAACTTTAACTTCAATGAAAAGTcgagtcatttaaaaaaaaactgccggAACTAATTtaatggtaaaaaaaagaaaaaagaaaaagtctggTTTTACCTTCTGAAGCTTCAAATTCAATACATCAAATATAAAGAGGCACAATACAGCTTCCGCTTAACGGAAGCCAAAATAAAAGCCCTAACCGGTTTAtttctttcaaagtaaaagcttcaATGACAACAGGAAGTGCGTTTTACTCAAAatcaacatgaaaatgttttttttttaactaataaaacaataataaaacgATTTAAAGAATCAGAATTTATAGCTGATGAAGTTATGAAAGTAGTTTTCTGTATGGACGCACTGATGTCATGTCTCCTTGTTCCATCCGAAGTTTAAATCAGGGGTCATTTTTATATGGCGGGCCACAGACAGCCCGCTTTGACCTTGAGTGGGCCAGACCAGTAAAACTTCCTGTCACTGTAAATTAGTTAaatatttaactgtttttctacatgatgaagaaaaagctgctgtgacagAGAAGGAAATCTGACAGCACGATTCTTTAAACCAGCAGTGTTGAACtgcaggcctcgagggccggtgtcctttAGCTTTTAGATCTCactctgggtcaacacacctgaatcaccg
This sequence is a window from Pelmatolapia mariae isolate MD_Pm_ZW linkage group LG8, Pm_UMD_F_2, whole genome shotgun sequence. Protein-coding genes within it:
- the minpp1b gene encoding multiple inositol polyphosphate phosphatase 1b; this translates as MLFGRPAHRKNRRLKVTQTRNINKARKAEAGGPRLSPRLSSPVPADMFSVFHPAGGVLLATLGLLVPRLSFASLSVPDIPHIAGYFGTKTRYEEVNPHLLRDPLSADPSVLRPPPAEHCSPFHLTAVIRHGSRYPTLKNIRRIRKLSELVRTEASKASGGSESWLQEIRNRWEAWYTEDMDGQLVMKGRDDLRQLANRLASVFPSLLSEENVRKRRVRFLTSSKHRCVSSVEAFQEGLQYRWGRHDAEPEYSHEVDDELMRFFDRCRGYVEGVENNRTALLEVEKFKHGEEMEGVRRRMADRLGLPHHRLTPDLLEAAFFLCSYELSIKNVHSPWCFLFDESDAKVLEYKSDLKQYWKRSHGHEINGLSSCPLFHHVFRTLDRAGRPRRSTEASPEPASILVGHAETLLPLLSLLGLYKDQTPPTATNYDSQHGRRFRTSRIVPYAANLLFVLYDCQRGPRLQLLVNESPVRFPGLETEDAPLYRDVRATYRHLLDGCDFHRECEGRAVGRAPNTEL